ttacgtaAAAATTGTTTACGAAAAAAAAGCAGGAAACTCAACAAGTTGGTTTTCAATGAAAGCAATCCCAAAAGCTCTCTCTCTTTAGTTGTACCTTCGCTTTCGATAATTGATGATGTCACGAAATATGTACGCAGCTCTCAAAGGACCagctattttcatttaatttttcagtttgcTTATGACGCTTGCTGGGTCCTGAATAGTTTTACTGCATACGGTTggacaaaaaagaaaactttggtgtttttaataatatctaGTTACAGAAAAGTTGTTTAATACACAAAATCAGTAAAATGCCTTCGAAATGCTTTTTTGAGTTTGACCGCCCTGAACTTATTTACTACAGTGGAGAAACGATCAACGGACGAGTTACTCTCACAACAACGTCGGAAAAATCCGTAAATGGTAGGCTCAAGTGACACGCTAGATTAAATAATACATGGAGCTCGATCGAAATTGTATCCCTTATAAATCTCCCATTCGCTAATTAACGATGAGTATTAACCGATAGTAAGTTTAAAGCGTATATATTTCTAAAGgactaaaacccatttggctgtaatataatacattttaaaattattttttacctgTTCTTATAAGAATATACGatttacaaattttcaaagtgaTTTACGTACTCTTCGAGGGAGAGTCAAAAGTACATTGGGGGGAAAGCAGGACTACGTCCGTTAATGGTCAGACGCAACACTACACGCAGCATTTCCGTGGTAAGCAGACGTACGTGAACAGTCGTACTAACGTCTTTGGATCCGGAAACTTGCCAGCTGGAACGCACTCGTACTCCTTCGGCATTCCACTGCCGCCGGACTGCCCCTCCTCAGTGGTGGGCCAGTACGGGAAGGTCAGCTACGAAGTCTCTCTGGTAGTCGATCGCCATTGGCGATTCAACAATGTCTTTAAAAAGTCTGTGACTGTCCTACAAACCTACAACCTGAACATGAGTCCTGAATTGCTGGTGAGTGCAAACGATTCTTCTCcttaaaggaaaaatatgcaaataaaaaacacaaatgtATAGAGatgcaattttaaattgttcctATCCACAGATGCCTCTGGTACGGGAGGACATCAAGCACTTCTGTTGTTGGCCATGCAGATCGGGACCGGTTCTCTCGACCCTCACAATACCCTTTGGCGGCTACGCTCCTGGCCAAAAGATTCGCTTCACCCTGGAAATCGACAACCAATCGAGTGGCTATGACGTTGGGGGCATCGATGTGAAACTTAGGCAGACCAATACGTACCAGGCCCAAACTCCGCGTCACAAAACGCGAGGGCAGGAGCACAGCCTAAGTCAAAGCTGTCAGGAGGAAGAGGTGTTGCGACTatcaaaaaaaatgatcaatTATACTCTGGCCATTCCCTCGGTACCACCCTCTACCCGTTCCCAAGGTCATATCATTTCGGTAAGCTATCGGGTGACCCTGTCGCTAAAGATGGGCAGCTGCCACAGGGACTCGGACTTCGCGATTCCGATTGTGATTGGCACTATTCCATTGATTCAGAGTGCAGAGAATCTATTAAATGCCGCAGAGTGGATACCCGAAACACCTAAAACTCCAGCCGGAGCTGCCGCAGATCTGCCACCCAGCTACGACAACTGCAGTGAGTATCAAAATGATGTTTCCAACCCATCTTGAAtatccacaaaaaaaattgggacAGAACTGTTATATTGTATTTGTTataattacttttattaatCCCACAGAACCACCAACTTTCGAGGAAGCAACTAATTTTGGCGAGAGATTTATCGACATCGATGCTGACGAACACAATCGCACAGATGACTTTATTCCACGTTATCCTATGTACTCAAACTTTGGTATGCCATCGgcgccaccaccacccactgagGAATCGGAGTCCTCTTATTTGCAATCCGTTCCTGTTCTTTCGCTCTCTCACAATGCCACTGGCCCATTAAACTCCACTGATCACCCAACGCCAACATACGGATGGAACTCCAATTCATAGACAGAAAAAATAACACTGTGTTaatgcttatttattttacctcAATAGATgcgataaaattgattttgcttCGAATTCCCAAATCAAACTGCATTCACGAAAACTTCATTGACGCAAGGATTCTGAGAAAAAGTTGGAATAATGATGAAAAATGATTAACGGATTCTTGAACACGAGCCCTACTATGTAAACCGCAgctggacctgtcttctgttgttaatttatcctatagggctaggactcaacccaacaaaaagacgtccaaaacaaaaacttcatatgaaacaaaattttttgacgttgtttttcatatgaagttttttgttttggacgactttttgttgggttgagtactaagccataggaatgctaatatgtgacatttttatacccgttactcgtagagtaaaagggtatattgtattcgtgcaaaagtatgtaacagggagaaggaagcgtttccgaccccataaagtatatatattcttgatcaggatcactagccgagtcgatctagccatgtccgtctgtccgtctgtccgtctgtctgtccgtctgtccgtctgtctgtctgtatgaacgctgagatctcagaaactataaaagctagaagattggcattttgcatgcagattttaggagtttctacgcagcgcaagtttgtttcaaaatggtgccacgccccctctaacgcccacaatcgcttgtatacgattttaaaaattttaatattttggaaaagtaaaaatgcagttttattgtgtttatcaatacctatcgaaatgtagaagaaatttttcaaatcggaccattcgttaaaaagttatgcgtgatcaacgttttttatctctatctccatctccctcgcacccctttacctgagtaacgggtatctgatagtcggggcacccgactataacgttctctcttgttctgTACTGAATActtcatttacatgttaaactaataagttaaaagcaaaacagatagcaattgagggatagaggtaaggaaatacactttacaaaacgataggaaaaaatgtcccgagcgaatgtgtttgaaactgcataaaaaaaaacttcaaacaatttttgagtaaaccCAAAACCATTTTACAGCGACATGATTAGACAACATTCTAAACAAATTCGCGTACAAATGTTCCATCAGAGTTCGCTAAGATCTGGTGTTGAATGAACTTTCCCAAAATCTACTTCtgtttttgtcccgagcgaataaggcagttttttaacgatatcttaaaaaacaaaagtgttacaaaatcaagatttttacacaaaatagagcttgggaagagtgaaaagaaaagcccattactaaaattaaaatccatttttttctaattctttttcaactttaaaggtgtgcaaatgtcccgagcgacaatatggaagtgcccatacaCATAAAAAGAGGCTTAAACTTGACTTTACGACTAAcccttaaataaattgtaagaGAGTGGCCCTTACagctttataaatattaaaataaaataaaatattattgattattacaataataattgtctttaaaacataaatttttccaaatagGCTTGAAGAGCTTTCATCCGAAAATCCGAAACCAAAAAGGCGGGAAATAAAGTATTCCATAAATTAGTCTTTAAAGAGAGCAAGCCCAAAGCTCTCTCCTAAATTTCTCCATTGCCATTGAGAAGTGATGAGCTCACAAAATATGTTGAAAAGGGCCAgctattttcgttttatttttcagtttgGTTATCTCCTAGGTCCCAAGTAGTTTTCCTGTTACGGGTCggcgaaaaagaaaacattcTCATTGACAAAATTCAGTAAAATGCCTTCGGAGTGCTTTTTTGAGTTTGACCGCCCTGCTCCGATTTACTTTAGCGGAGAAACGATCAATGGACGGGTAACTCTCTCAACAACGTCTGAAAAATCCGTAAACGGTAGGTTcacatgtatttaaattttacattgtGCTACCACTATCTTGTCTATAGCTTAGCTTCTCGCACGTGCTGAAGTCGCGTCACATACAAATTATGTTTGCCCTTGATTTCGGCTTGGTTGCCTCAGTCCCAAAATACGTCTAATGTAaagctttttatttaaaaattattactaTTCTCTGTGGTTCTATGGCAATTATGGACAAATTTGCCGGTTTTCTAAGatccccaaaaataaaaagctttTAGTTTTGAACGTCATCCCAAACGGCAACACAATTTATTTGATGAATGAAtgttatgaattttaattgcaacTGTCTCAAAATTCATACATTTTAACATTAGGCACACCCTTGTTTAAAACtgctttgaattttaattgtagcAGTCTCAAaactcaaatattttaatattagaaaaactagatttttttttatttttaaatttgtttttaattttttctgtacAAAATTTTAAGAGGTTTACGTAATCTTCGAGGGCGAAGCGAAGGTTTATTGGGAGAAGCTCTATAGTTCGACCGCAAGTAAGCAGGAACTCACGCGGATTTTCCGAGGCAAGCAGACGTACGTTAACACTCGTCATAACGTTTTTGGATCAGGAAGCTTTCCAGCTGGTAGGCACACCTACGCCTTCGGGTTTCCCTTGCCGCTGGACTGTCCGTCCTCAGTGGTGGGGCAATACGGAAAGGTTAGCTACGAAATCTCTTTGGTAATCGATCGCCATTTGCGATTCAACAATGTCTTCAAAAAGTCTCTGACGGTACTACAAACCTACAACCTAAACATGAGTCCTGAATTGTTGGTAAGTCCAAAATTAAGCATTGTTAAAAACTGTTCAAATTTAATTGGGCAGCCTTCACGTTAAAAATTTCACGTATACCCAGATATTGATCCCgcactttattttaaagatgCCCCTGATGCGTGAAGACATCAAGCATATCTGCTGTTGGCCATGCAGATCAGGACCGGTTCTTGCAACACTCACAATACCCTTTGGCGGCTACGCTCCTGGCCAAAAGATTCGCTTCACCCTGGAAATCGACAACCAATCGAGTGGCTATGAGGTGGGAGGCATCGAAGTGAAACTTAGGCAGACCTTTACGTACCACGCACAAACTCCGCGCCACAAAACGCGAGAGCAGGAGCACAGCCTAAGTCAAAACTGCCAGGAGGAAGAGGTGTTGCGactatcaaaaaaaattatcaattgTACCCTGCCCATTCCCGCGGTACCACCTTCCACCCGCTCCCAAGATCATATTATAGCAGTGAGCTATCGGGTGACTCTGTCGCTAAAAATGGGCATCTACAACAAGGACTTAGACTTCGCGATTCCGATTGTGATTGGCACTATTCCATTGATTCAGAGTGCAGAGAATCCATTAAATGCCGCAGAGTGGATACCCGAAACACCTAAAACTCCAGCGGGAGCTGCCGCAGATCTGCCACCCAGCTACGACAACTGCAGTGAGTATCAAAATGATGTTTCCAACCATCTTAAAtatctataaatatattatattgtatAAGATTAAcgtttatattttgaaatacatttttttcatcCCACAGAACCACCAACTTTTGAGCAAGCAACCAATTTTGGCGAGAGATTTATCGACATCGATGCTGACGAACACAATCGCACAGATGACTTTATTCCACGTTATCCGATGTACTCAAACTTTGGTATGCCATCggcgccaccaccaccaccacccactgagGAATCGGAGTCCTCTTACTTGCAATCCGTTCCCATTCTTTCGCTACCTCACAATGCCACTGCCCCATTGATGGGTGGCAACTCCACTGATCGCCCAACGTCATCCTACGGCTGGAACTCCCACTCATAGACAGAAAAATGCAGACGTAACCATCACCCATTTATACACAACTATGAGATTTTTCTTGTCTATCGTTTAAGTTTGTAACCTTTAGTTGCAATACCATACCGTAggtaaataaagtaaaaaataaaaacattaaaaaaaacagagacaTTATCCAtcagttaatttttaaaaaaatgttcgtaGGAACAGATATTATAAGCAAACGAATTACATATACTTAAATAGATGCTTAAACTTTGCCTTAccctaaaacaaaatttacagttttttagttacaaacaatttttaacgtACGTAATTTCAGAAAGTTACGAGTCCGAAAATTTagcataaattatataaatgattttaaaatattattgattattcaattttcttcatacatacatttttccaaatagGATCGacaagtttttattaaaaaatccgaaacaaaaaacaacggGAAGCAAATATTCAACaagttagtttttaaaaagagcAAGCCCAAAGCTCTCTCTTCTTTGGCAAGTGATGACgtcacaaaatatattgctCTCAAAGGGACAGCTATTTATAcacgttactcgtagagtaaaagggtatcctagattcgtgcaaaagtatgtaacagcttgaaggaagcgtttccgaccccataaagtatatatattcttgatcaggggcactagccgagtcgatctagccatgtccgtctgtccgtcttttTGTCTGTATGAATGCTGAGATCTCaggaactacaaaagctagaaggttgagatttcccacacatattctttggcttcctacgcagcgcatgtttatgcccacaatcgcccactaacgattttaaaatgggtcctgcgcccacatctttaaagatttccgagaagtataaatgcaattttgttgtgtatatttatacctatcgaaatgtagaagacatttttcaaatcggaccattcattaaaaagttatacgcaatcaaaaattatatatctatctccctcgcactccctttagctgagttacgattattagtcgggacaccaacccgagtgcagcgttcgcactcccttaagctgagtgacgggtattagatagtcgggacaccaacccgactatagcgtttttttttgtttcgttttacTTTTCAGTTTGATTATAACCTAGGTCCTAAATAGTTTTACTGATACGGGTCGTCAAAAAATGAAACATTCTCATTGACGTTACAgaaaagtttttggctatACAAAATCAGTAAAATGCCTTCGGAGTGCTTTTTTCAGTTTGACCGTCCTGCACCGATTTACTTTAGCGGAGAAACGATTAATGGACAATTTACTCTGACAACAACGTCGGAAAAATCCGTAAACGGTAGGTTGACATGTATGGAAATTCTACATAGTGCTACACTTCTTCACCCAAAAGAATTGAGAATGAAAAAAGCCAACACCCGACCACTATTGATTTTAGTACTTCTCTTCTCACTTTTTGATATCAAGATGAAAGCATGGTTGATTCTACCTCGATATCGAGAGCCCGCAATCTAAAAATTTATTCGCAAACCGCAAAAGGCATCGATGTAGATTTAAGCATTTTTAGTTTGAGTCAATCTTGGCTAGCTTTTGAGATCgaaaatactgaaatcaacATCGATTATCACGGTGTGCTCGGATACACGAGATAAATCGAATGTAAATGGGCCACGAccattaaagttaaaaaaaagtttttgtaaaagtgtaaataagatcttattttaattattaatatccaTCTAGCACcccaaaattttttaaatcaaaccaTTCATTAGAAACAAGCAGTCAAAGTTTTGCCCCATTGATGGCGCTTGCTTGAACTAACTAAATCTGTTGCTCTGCCaaccatatttttatagatagAGGGTCAAAATGTTCCACACTGATTGTACTAGTGCCTGTAAAGCACAACTTTGCTTCAttcgagtgccacgcccacaaacccgACACTAAAATCGGTCTAGCGCTGGGCCCGactagtcgaggcactcgactatagcgttctctcttgcttTTACCAAATTTTGTTATTCCCTGTGGTTCTATGAAAATGGTGGATAAATCTGCCGGTTCTCTAAGATCCCCAACATTATTGAGCTTTTAGCCGAACGGAAAGCCAATTTATTTCAGTTCACACCCCTGCAGGGCCctgtttaaaattgttatgaATTTTAATCTTAACAGTCTTAAAActcatattatttaatattttatttttttaaaagtattttaattttttttctgacgaATTTTTAAGAGGTATACGTAATCATTGAGGGCGAGGCGAAGGTTCATTGGGAGGAGCTCTATAGTTCGACTGCAAAATACACGCACGAATTCACGCGGATTTTTCGAGGCAACCAGACGTACGTAAAGACTCGTCATAACGTTTTTGGATCAGGAAGTTTTTTTGCCGCTGGACTGTCCGTCCTCAGTCGTGGGGCAGCACGGGAAGGTTAACTACGAAATCTCTTTGGTAATCGATCGCCATTCGCATTTCAACAATGTCTTCAAAAAGACTTTGAAGTCAACAAAACCTACAACCTCAACATGAGTCCTGAATTGCTGGTAAGTCCAAAATTAAGCATTGTCAAAAACTGTTCAAATTTAATTGGGCAGCCTTCACGTTAAAAATTTCACGTATACCCAGATATTGATCCCgcactttattttaaagatgCCCCTGATGCGTGAGGACATCAAGCACTTCGGCTGTTGGCCATGCAGATCAGGACCGGTTTTCGCGACACTCACAATACCCTTTGGCGGCTACGCTCTTGGCCAAAAGATTCGCTTTACCCTGGAAATCGACAACCAATCGAGTGGCTATGAGGTGGGAGGCATTAAAGTGAAACTTAGGCAGACCTTCACGTACCAGGCCCAAACTCCGCGTCACAAAACGCGAGAGAAGGAGCACAGCCTAAGTCAAAGCTGCCAGAAGGAAGAGGTGCTGCGACTATCAAAAAAGATCATCAATTGTACCCTGCCCATTCCCGCGGTACCACCCTCAACCCGCTCCCAAGGTCATATTATAGCGGTGAGCTATCGGGTGACCCTGTCGCTAAAGATAGGCAGCTGCGACGAGGACTTAAACTTCGCGATTCCAATTGTGATTGGCACTATTCCATTGATACTTAAGAAATCGAAAACTCCCGCGAGACCTACCGCTGATCTGCCACAAAGCTACGACAAGTGCAGTAAGTATCCAGTTTtaccatttttaatattattaagatttccttaaatacatattcgcattaaattatattaaattttgtaatccCACAGAACATCCGGACTTCGAAGAGGCCACCAATTTCGGGTGGAGATATACGACGTCGATGCGGACGAACACAATCGCACCGATGACTTTATTCCGCGTTACCCGATGTACAATAACTTTTGCATGCCATCGGCCCCTCCACTTCCTGCCGAGGAACCAAGTTCTTCTTTTCCACCAAACGCTCCTATTCTATCGCTTCCTCAAAATGCCACTAACGAGGAATCGAATGATCGCTGCACACGTTCATACGGCTGGAACTTATAGATAAAACTAACAATATCAGAAAAAGCCTTAGAAAAGGATCAAACATTGTGCTCATTGTTTtctttgcatttattttgaatCAAAGCGAACCCTTtctaatgtatttaaaatggttTCAAATATAAtagctcataaaaaaaattaagtttattaaccaatttttttatcAAGGGGTCGATTTTAGATAAAGTTGTGTTTAAAAAGTATGCTTGGCAGGTGTGCAGGCCCCTTGCAAagatgaaatatatatattttgtgtacgcttacaaataaataaaataaattaaacgacTTTATGAAAGAACCTAGTGCTTCGCTGCATTCAATGGGACTTGACTTCCTCCGATTGGGTTTGATCCATTTCGTAGTAGACATAGCGAGGTCTGAAGTCCAATTGCTCCCCGGATAAATAGTGTTTGTTGGTCTTATTCAGATTGGTGGCCACCATGAATTCGGCTTCGCGAAAATTCGAAgctaggaaaatatttaaagaaggaaaatatttaacttcaGTTTAATAAGATCTGAAAAGAAACATACCCAGAGAGGTGGTGGAGACGCTGAAGTTCGGGGCCAGCTTTTGGGCTGTTTCGGCGGGAGGAGTGGGTTCCGGTGCAGTGCCATCCAGCGGCTCCTGCATCAGAAGTCTGCCAGGACAAGGCGGCGTCACGTTGCCAATGATTACTGGCATCCGGCACGCGATGAAGCGCTTCTCCTGCATGGTCCTGACCATCACCTCCACCTCGTAATTTAGCTGCAGGCAGGCACATCCTGCCAGACTCAAAGTTGCCGCCGTTTGGGGCACTTGCAGCATGTGCAGATGCTGAAAGTTCTCCACCTCTCCACGAGGCAGGCTGTGTAGGTCGTGGCTGCTGCTCAGGATAGTTTGACGCTCCTCCTTGGTTTCCATGCGCTTCGGCTTGTTCCTCAGATGGGCCACATAGGTGCTGATCTGAACGAGGGAGTAGGTGACCTCCCGCAGTGGCAATCTCTCCGGATTGTGCAGCTTCACGTGAACCGAGATGCCCGCTCCTGGGGAATAACCCTGCCTGGGAATCTGCAGCTTCAAGTGCAGCGGCTTCATCCAGAACTTCAGGCGAGGAGTCTGCTCGTGGATCTGCACTTCGCTGCTCCGTGTCTCCTGGCTAAGACTGTTCTGGGGGAAGATCTGCAGCTGGCGTACATGCAGCACCTCCAGCGGACGATCTGCACTGCTGTGGATGAGCACCTGCAGTGTGTACCGGATGTGCCCGTGGGCTCCCTCGTAGTTTCCCGGACAGTTCTTGGGCAGCTTCACGTGGAAACCGTAGTTGTACGTGCCCGCCTCCATTATCTGCGGCTGTGCGGCCTCCGAGCCCACAAAATAATCGATTTTGGCAAAATAATCCACGCGATAATCAAAGTCCAAGTTCTGAACCTGCACTTGCGGCTCGTTTTTCTTTGGTTTCTTCTGCTTTTGCGGCTGCTGCCAGGCGGTTGTTGCATAGCCATTTGCCTCCAAGCTGATTGCTAAAATAAACAGgggttaaatatttgtatcacaaaatgttttttatctaaataataataatgaaatattcaaaaatattttgcaccccttatcaaaaaatgttgtgcATTATCCAAAGTTGTATAGCTATTcacaacaata
This portion of the Drosophila takahashii strain IR98-3 E-12201 chromosome 3R, DtakHiC1v2, whole genome shotgun sequence genome encodes:
- the LOC108058582 gene encoding arrestin domain-containing protein 3-like, whose product is MPSKCFFEFDRPELIYYSGETINGRVTLTTTSEKSVNVIYVLFEGESKVHWGESRTTSVNGQTQHYTQHFRGKQTYVNSRTNVFGSGNLPAGTHSYSFGIPLPPDCPSSVVGQYGKVSYEVSLVVDRHWRFNNVFKKSVTVLQTYNLNMSPELLMPLVREDIKHFCCWPCRSGPVLSTLTIPFGGYAPGQKIRFTLEIDNQSSGYDVGGIDVKLRQTNTYQAQTPRHKTRGQEHSLSQSCQEEEVLRLSKKMINYTLAIPSVPPSTRSQGHIISVSYRVTLSLKMGSCHRDSDFAIPIVIGTIPLIQSAENLLNAAEWIPETPKTPAGAAADLPPSYDNCKPPTFEEATNFGERFIDIDADEHNRTDDFIPRYPMYSNFGMPSAPPPPTEESESSYLQSVPVLSLSHNATGPLNSTDHPTPTYGWNSNS
- the LOC108058567 gene encoding arrestin domain-containing protein 3-like encodes the protein MPSECFFEFDRPAPIYFSGETINGRVTLSTTSEKSVNEVYVIFEGEAKVYWEKLYSSTASKQELTRIFRGKQTYVNTRHNVFGSGSFPAGRHTYAFGFPLPLDCPSSVVGQYGKVSYEISLVIDRHLRFNNVFKKSLTVLQTYNLNMSPELLMPLMREDIKHICCWPCRSGPVLATLTIPFGGYAPGQKIRFTLEIDNQSSGYEVGGIEVKLRQTFTYHAQTPRHKTREQEHSLSQNCQEEEVLRLSKKIINCTLPIPAVPPSTRSQDHIIAVSYRVTLSLKMGIYNKDLDFAIPIVIGTIPLIQSAENPLNAAEWIPETPKTPAGAAADLPPSYDNCKPPTFEQATNFGERFIDIDADEHNRTDDFIPRYPMYSNFGMPSAPPPPPPTEESESSYLQSVPILSLPHNATAPLMGGNSTDRPTSSYGWNSHS
- the LOC108054622 gene encoding arrestin domain-containing protein 17; protein product: MSHRCDIQLDNPRGAYRAGETVNGHVYVTLMERALIKAISLEANGYATTAWQQPQKQKKPKKNEPQVQVQNLDFDYRVDYFAKIDYFVGSEAAQPQIMEAGTYNYGFHVKLPKNCPGNYEGAHGHIRYTLQVLIHSSADRPLEVLHVRQLQIFPQNSLSQETRSSEVQIHEQTPRLKFWMKPLHLKLQIPRQGYSPGAGISVHVKLHNPERLPLREVTYSLVQISTYVAHLRNKPKRMETKEERQTILSSSHDLHSLPRGEVENFQHLHMLQVPQTAATLSLAGCACLQLNYEVEVMVRTMQEKRFIACRMPVIIGNVTPPCPGRLLMQEPLDGTAPEPTPPAETAQKLAPNFSVSTTSLASNFREAEFMVATNLNKTNKHYLSGEQLDFRPRYVYYEMDQTQSEEVKSH